A window of the Mus pahari chromosome 1, PAHARI_EIJ_v1.1, whole genome shotgun sequence genome harbors these coding sequences:
- the Lrfn4 gene encoding leucine-rich repeat and fibronectin type-III domain-containing protein 4 codes for MAPPLLLLLLASGAAACPLPCVCQNLSESLSTLCAHRGLLFVPPNVDRRTVELRLADNFIQALGPPDFRNMTGLVDLTLSRNAITRIGARSFGDLESLRSLHLDGNRLVELGSSSLRGPVNLQHLILSGNQLGRIAPGAFDDFLDSLEDLDVSYNNLRQVPWAGIGSMPALHTLNLDHNLIDALPPGVFAQLSQLSRLDLTSNRLATLAPDPLFSRGRDAEASPSPLVLSFSGNPLHCNCELLWLRRLARPDDLETCASPPTLAGRYFWAVPEGEFSCEPPLIARHTQRLWVLEGQRATLRCRALGDPVPTMHWVGPDDRLVGNSSRAWAFPNGTLEIGVTGAGDAGAYTCIATNPAGEATARVELRVLALPHGGNTSAEGGRPGPSDIAASARTAAEGEGTLESEPAVQVTEVTATSGLVSWGPGRPADPVWMFQIQYNSSEDETLIYRIVPASSHHFLLKHLVPGADYDLCLLALSPAAGPSDLTATRLLGCAHFSTLPATPLCHALQAHVLGGTLTVAVGGVLVAALLVFTVALLVRGRGAGNGRLPLKLSHVQSQTNGGTSPMPKSHPPRSPPPRPQRSCSLDLGDTGGCYGYARRLGGAWARRSHSVHGGLLGAGCRGVGGSAERLEESVV; via the exons ATGGCCCCGCCGCTCCTATTGCTGCTGCTGGCCAGTGGAGCCGCTGCCTGCCCGCTACCCTGTGTGTGCCAGAACCTGTCGGAGTCGCTCAGCACCCTTTGTGCCCACCGAGGCCTGCTGTTTGTGCCACCCAACGTGGACAGGCGCACAGTTGAACTGCGCCTGGCTGACAACTTCATCCAGGCCCTGGGACCACCTGACTTCCGCAACATGACAGGGCTGGTGGACCTAACGTTGTCTCGAAATGCCATCACCCGCATTGGGGCTCGCTCCTTTGGGGACCTGGAGAGCCTGCGCTCCTTGCACCTGGATGGCAACAGGCTGGTGGAGCTGGGCAGCAGCAGCCTCCGGGGGCCTGTCAACCTCCAGCACCTCATTCTCAGTGGCAATCAACTGGGCCGCATCGCTCCCGGGGCCTTCGACGACTTCCTTGACAGTCTCGAGGACCTGGATGTGTCCTATAACAACCTCCGGCAGGTTCCCTGGGCTGGCATAGGCTCCATGCCTGCCCTGCACACCCTGAACCTGGACCATAACCTCATCGATGCACTACCCCCAGGTGTCTTTGCTCAGCTCAGCCAGCTCTCCCGCCTCGACCTCACCTCCAACCGCCTGGCCACCCTGGCACCTGATCCACTCTTCTCCCGAGGCCGGGATGCAgaggcctccccctcccccctggtGCTGAGTTTCAGCGGGAACCCATTGCACTGCAACTGTGAGCTGCTGTGGCTGCGGCGGCTGGCCCGGCCGGATGACCTGGAAACCTGCGCTTCACCACCAACCCTGGCAGGCCGCTACTTCTGGGCAGTGCCTGAGGGAGAGTTCTCCTGTGAGCCTCCGCTGATTGCCCGGCACACACAGCGCCTATGGGTGCTAGAGGGCCAGCGGGCCACCCTACGGTGCAGGGCCCTTGGTGACCCTGTACCTACCATGCACTGGGTTGGCCCTGATGACAGGCTGGTTGGCAACTCTTCTCGAGCCTGGGCTTTCCCCAATGGGACCCTAGAGATTGGGGTGACGGGCGCTGGAGATGCAGGCGCCTATACCTGCATTGCCACCAACCCTGCTGGTGAGGCCACAGCCCGAGTGGAGCTCCGGGTACTGGCCTTGCCCCATGGTGGGAACACCAGTGCTGAGGGGGGCCGTCCTGGGCCTTCGGACATTGCTGCTTCTGCTAGAACTGCTGCTGAAGGCGAGGGAACTTTAGAATCTGAACCAGCCGTGCAAGTGACAGAGGTGACTGCCACCTCTGGCCTGGTGAGCTGGGGCCCAGGGCGGCCAGCAGACCCAGTGTGGATGTTCCAAATCCAGTACAACAGCAGCGAGGATGAGACCCTCATCTACCG GATTGTACCAGCCTCCAGCCACCACTTCCTGCTGAAGCACCTGGTTCCTGGTGCTGACTACGACCTCTGCCTGCTGGCCCTGTCACCTGCTGCTGGGCCCTCCGACCTCACAGCCACTAGACTGCTGGGCTGTGCCCACTTCTCTACACTACCAGCCACCCCCCTGTGCCATGCCCTACAGGCCCATGTGCTGGGCGGGACCCTGACTGTGGCAGTGGGGGGTGTCCTAGTGGCTGCCTTACTGGTCTTCACTGTGGCCTTGCTGGTTCGGGGCCGGGGAGCTGGGAATGGCCGCCTCCCACTCAAACTCAGCCATGTCCAATCCCAGACCAATGGTGGCACCAGCCCCATGCCCAAGAGCCACCCACCACGGAGCCCTCCACCCCGTCCTCAGCGCAGCTGCTCCCTGGACCTAGGAGACACCGGAGGATGCTACGGGTATGCCAGGCGCCTGGGAGGAGCCTGGGCCCGGCGGAGCCACTCTGTACATGGGGGGCTGTTGGGAGCTGGGtgtcggggggtggggggcagtgcgGAACGGCTGGAGGAGAGCGTGGTGTGA